AACTAAATAAGTCTTAAGCAATGAAAGGaccaaatattaaatattatatagaaTTTGTTAAAGTTTGATGACATGGATTATGGTACTTTAGAGGAAAACTTGAACTGATAgggtaagaaaagaaaatgaatttgtCACTCAGATTTATATATTAGTGATATTTATGTTTCTGAGATACAAGATTGCATACAGAAGAAATTCCATCAGGGAGTATCAACGTTTGCACGGGCAAGAGACATTGATTAAGAATTAGATTTGCTGTCCCAAAGAATTAGAGAATTTAAGCATTTAACAAAAATACCAATATATTCTACGATCAATGGGAAACAAAATCAGAAATATTGAAACACGATCCCTTTAATGGCATAGTtgttgcaaaaataaaataatatgtaaatagTTCCAATTCCATGCCAAAGAAGAAGTATCTTGATTCATGAAGCTAAGGATAAGACCTCACACAATAAAGAAACATTTATAAATAAGTAACTTGTTGAGCCCTGATATAGAATTGGCATTGGTTATGCAATATGAATAAGCCAGGGAAACAACTTATGACATACTTTCAATTTCCACCGATAGATCTGCAATGTAATCTCTATCCTCCTTCTGCAGGCTGCCAGGACTGTTTTTAACATAAAATGAGTAGTAAAAGTTTATTCCAATGAAGTCGATTGAGCCCCTGACCAGATTTGATTCCTTTTGAGTAAAAGAAGGAAGCCTTGAGCCAGCATTCTTTTTCATTATATCAGGGTAATCTCCAAATGTGAAGGGATTCATAAACCTGCACTAACAAATCATAGCCTAGCTAGTGTAGAAACTAATGTATAATTGAAACTTGATAGCTATACGAAAATACATTACCAAAACATTCAGATATAAAATCATTCAGGGTATTCATAAATGGTATAAAAACATGAAGAAGTCCTAGAATTTAATCATTGTAAACACATTCTttataatttaacttaattgCAAGGTAAAGTGGTGTGTAGATTGTCATGCTTTAATCTTAAAGGACTCTAATATGGAGGGACATGTCAGAGATATAAAAATCTTGTTTCATCACTTgacagtttatttatttattgaagatTTGGTCCTTCGCGATCCCAAGATGCAAATTTGTTACTGTCAACAGGCATTAGAAAGAGACACCATGCCTAGATTGTTACTTACCACCCGATAGAGAAGTCTTGGACCCTTTGAGTAGCCCTTACATCTTCAATAGAATTTGTTTGAGGAAGAACACCAAAAGGAAGGAGATTAAACCCAATTAAGCCATGTTGCATGACCTGCATCCAAAAAGAGATTGTTTTCTGAACAAATTCAATGATGATTATCACCATTTCAGAATGACATCATCATGGTGATCACCTTCAATGTCATCCTTCCTTACTATGGTTCAAAATGCGAAAAGCAGGCCTAATGAATGACATAATAGAGTGGTGCATTTGTTAGATAATTTATACCTGATATTTCTTCCTATACAACCTAACAGCTGAAGCATGTGCTAACAACATATGATGGGCTACCAAATATGGCTCAGTTGTGGAATTTCCTCTGGAGCAGTTAAATATAGGGGAGGGAGAACACCGCTGAGGTGGTAACATTCCAACATCATAGCCAAAAACTGCATAAACATTGGCCTCATTCACCGTAGTCCAATACCTAACTCTGTCACCAAATTCTCTAAAACACACATCCGCATATGTTGTGAAGTCTTTCCTATAAAGCattcatgataaaatatgtTAACCGCAATAAAATCTTTTCACAATTTTGTGCAGGGTACATTTCTGATCATCTCCTATCTAGGACAAGATGTCAACAGAATTAAAGACTAGAAGCTTGGGAACATACACAATTCTTGGACTAACCCATCCTCCATATTCATCCTCAAGTGTTTGTGGTAGGTCCCAATGGTGTAATGTAACATGTGCTTCAATCCCTACAAGATGCGGAATCATCAACAAAAATATGTATACATCAGATAACTTGGAAGAACCTCTCTTAGGGTTAATCAAACTTTTAGAGAAAAATCTAGTCTTCATAAGAACCATGGCTTATCAGTTCATTAATAAGGTTGTTGTAATACTGAAGCCCCTTGGGATTCACTTGCCCTCTTCCATCTGGTAATACATGATAACAAGATGGTCAGAACAGTATGAAAATAACAGCTTGATATAGGCAACTATATTCAGTTGGAGTCCAAGATTCATTGCGAATAAATCAAACCAAGTGTGTGTGTCCAATACAAGTTACTTTTGACATTATTTTAGACATTAATTTAAGAATCTCCATGACAGCAGTTTGATGATCTCACCTGGAATAACCCTTGACCATGATATGGAAAATCTATAGGCCTCTAAGCCCGTGTCAGCCATGAGCTGGACATCTTCCTGCAGGAAACCAAGGTCTGATATTTGCTCAGaataaacatgaatttaaaGCCAGTGGTGTATATGTAAGATGCATCTTGTGTGCATGCATGTATCTTTACCACAATTTCTTTTGGTTCTCTATAGAGTCACAGACCTTATATTTGTGATATTGATCACAAGCAACATCTCCATTACCAGCATACATATTCCCTGAAAACAGATTTTGGCATTCAATTTCTTTGGACAAAATAGTAACAttaaacctttaaaaaaaaagaattgaagtGAAGAAACGAAGCATATTATATATGAGTACGGAGTAGAGGGTACAACCATTTCCAGCTTGGGAGAAGGTGTCCCATATGCTTGGCTTCCTTCCATCTTCATTTGCTGCACCTTCAACCTTTCACATCACCCcaattacaaatttataaaacataGGTTCAGTTCAATACATATTCAGCAACAGAATCAAAAGACTAGGACAGTGAACAGGATTATACTagtgaaaaggaagaaattacAAGAACATATATAATAGTAGACATTGAGAAATTGAGAAattgagaaagagagagatgaaCCTGGTAAGCTGAAGTTGATGCACCAAACACAAAACCAGGAGGAAAATCATCTCTGCTCAAACCATGAGCACCAGGGTACACTATCAGCAATACTAATTCTATAACTGCAAAAACCTTCAACATTGAACACATACTCTATGCTTTTCTT
The Glycine max cultivar Williams 82 chromosome 16, Glycine_max_v4.0, whole genome shotgun sequence genome window above contains:
- the LOC100803190 gene encoding beta-glucosidase 11; translated protein: MCSMLKVFAVIELVLLIVYPGAHGLSRDDFPPGFVFGASTSAYQVEGAANEDGRKPSIWDTFSQAGNGNMYAGNGDVACDQYHKYKEDVQLMADTGLEAYRFSISWSRVIPDGRGQVNPKGLQYYNNLINELISHGIEAHVTLHHWDLPQTLEDEYGGWVSPRIVKDFTTYADVCFREFGDRVRYWTTVNEANVYAVFGYDVGMLPPQRCSPSPIFNCSRGNSTTEPYLVAHHMLLAHASAVRLYRKKYQVMQHGLIGFNLLPFGVLPQTNSIEDVRATQRVQDFSIGWFMNPFTFGDYPDIMKKNAGSRLPSFTQKESNLVRGSIDFIGINFYYSFYVKNSPGSLQKEDRDYIADLSVEIERFVPNDTSTYEVPITTKIFLGLLESLKNTYGNIPIYIHENGQQTPHNSSLDDWPRVNYLHEYIGSLVDALRSGLNVKGYFVWSFLDAFELLLGYESSYGLYYVDMNDPSLRRIPKLSAEWYSNFLKRKPMDPKITKEIEKNATLLSHNLSLHNAT